A section of the Paramisgurnus dabryanus chromosome 4, PD_genome_1.1, whole genome shotgun sequence genome encodes:
- the vps54 gene encoding vacuolar protein sorting-associated protein 54 isoform X4, with protein MSSSQGSSPLPKSSGGRGTSDGLFRKPRDPSTASRHYRPPRSLPDVCPKEPTGDGRGLCDGPSVVADQHRWTVYNSKVNLPAALNDPRLAKRESDFFTKTWGLDFAETEVMPSFYLPNITREHFSSYLQETAQREKIHERCKNICPNKDDLSVPTITNNHDKARAELEQVPKIFMRPEFVLNDPATFNAVLPWSHFSIAGSKNNRDVASSRLLQEKLSHYLDVVEVSIARQISLRSEAFFHAMSSQHELQDRLRETANAVAKLRARTTAIDRVMCRGPLRVLRDTLTRDNCIKLHNKLKLMAAVHQTQPTVQLLLSTSEFVGALELIATTKEVLQQELQGIHSFRHLGSQLCEMERLIDKMMVADFSTYAQSDLNRPCEEDVQVLEKDRLQSLVFGLLRQRKLDFLDIYSEEMNHAAKNVVRQGVLKSVSQINETDANTIKLHEQMRLMTFQRWFDLLLDIFENFVLFLKRIKVTLSVIRNVVLEVLDSSQRSRLAEATLAINHSDSRANEEEEEEEAGSVRSGEAELAYLTHEGLFISDALNEAEQRAGASTQTQSRAQVRLEACGSDSASATTESSSSREHNSNTTSSLPIGGASAIEDVMPSDLELGQVANNIQELLYKASDVSHDRCAKVLMTRAKDGSLERLSSSEFVCLSQAVESFVKDTEELCGRRSVSLRGALQSQAHKFVQRFHEERKNKLSLLLDNERWKQADVPAEFQDLVDSIADGRISLPERKLTGSEDRKPSEFLCVDGQKYAVVGTVLLLIRMFLEYCQCVNDIPSITTDILTRLADLLKHFNSRSCQLVLGAGALQVVGLKTITTRNLALASRCLQLVVYYIPVIRAHFETRLQPKQYSILRHFDHITKDYNDHISEISAKLVAIMESMFEKALSKYEVKAPMPSTCLRNVCKQIAKMHEAIFELLPEEQSQMLFLRINASFKLHLKRQLGRLGVINDGGPQYGLVMVDVAFYSENVQALRSLEHLDLNMPEIWEQKR; from the exons ATGTCCTCCAGTCAGGGCTCATCTCCGCTGCCTAAGTCCAGCGGAGGAAGAGGCACAAGCGATGGGCTTTTCCGCAAACCCAGGGACCCCTCCACGGCCTCCAGACACTACCGACCACCACGATCCCTTCCGGATGTCTGTCCTAAGGAGCCCACTG GTGACGGACGTGGCCTCTGTGATGGCCCGTCTGTGGTGGCCGACCAGCATCGCTGGACTGTGTATAACTCTAAAGTGAACCTTCCTGCAGCCCTGAACGACCCCAGACTGGCCAAGAGAGAGTCGGACTTCTTCACTAAGACCTGGGGCCTGGACTTCGCAGAGACTGAAGTCATGCCTTCATTTTACCTGCCCAACATCACCCGAGAACACTTCAGCTCCTACCTTCAGGAGACGGCTCAG AGGGAGAAGATTCACGAGCGCTGTAAGAATATTTGCCCGAACAAAGACGATCTGTCGGTGCCCACCATCACAAACAATCACG ATAAAGCCAGAGCTGAACTTGAGCAGGTGCCTAAG aTATTTATGAGGCCTGAGTTTGTCCTGAATGATCCTGCCACATTTAATGCCGTGCTGCCGTGGTCTCACTTCAGCATCGCCGGAAGCAAGAACAACCGAGATGTTGCGTCATCACGGTTACTACAGGAAAAG TTGAGTCACTACCTGGACGTGGTGGAGGTGAGCATCGCCCGACAGATCTCTCTTCGCTCCGAAGCATTTTTTCACGCCATGTCGTCTCAGCATGAGCTCCAGGACCGCCTCAGAGAGACGGCCAATGCGGTCGCAAAGCTACGGGCGCGCACCACCGCAATCGACCGGGTGATGTGTCGAGGCCCGTTACGCGTCCTGCGGGACACCCTGACTCGTGACAACTGTATAAAACTACACAATAAACTTAAGCTGATGGCCGCTGTGCACCAGACGCAGCCCACGGTGCAGTTACTCCTCTCCACCTCAGAGTTTGTGGGGGCGCTGGAGCTCATCGCCACCACCAAAGAAGTACTGCAGCAGGAACTGCAGGGGATTCACAGCTTCAG ACATTTGGGTTCTCAGCTCTGTGAGATGGAGCGGTTGATCGATAAGATGATGGTTGCTGATTTCTCCACGTATGCTCAAAGCGATCTCAACCGACCCTGTGAAGAGGACGTTCAGGTTCTGGAAAAG GATCGTCTACAGTCTCTCGTCTTTGGGTTGCTGAGACAAAGGAAGCTGGATTTCCTGGACATTTACAGTGAAGAGATGAACCATGCAGCGAAGAATGTTGTACGGCAG GGTGTTTTGAAGTCTGTGTCCCAGATCAATGAGACCGATGCAAACACAATCAA gTTGCATGAGCAGATGCGTCTGATGACGTTCCAACGATGGTTTGATCTGCTGCTGGATATATTCGaaaattttgtcttgtttcttAAAAGGATCAAG GTCACGCTCAGCGTTATCCGAAATGTCGTGTTGGAAGTTCTCGACAGCAGCCAGAGGAGTCGACTAGCTGAGGCTACCCTGGCGATAAATCATTCTGACAGCAGGGCCAATgaagaggaagaagaggaggaggcaGGGAGTGTTCGTTCAGGAGAGGCGGAGCTTGCCTATCTCACCCACGAGGGGCTTTTCATAAGCGATGCACTAAATGAAGCTGAACAACGGGCCGGCGCATCCACGCAAACTCAGTCCAGAGCACAGGTGCGCTTAGAGGCCTGTGGGAGCGACTCGGCCTCCGCAACCACCGAATCTTCCTCCAGCAGGGAACACAACTCCAACACTACCTCCTCCCTGCCCATAGGGGGCGCCAGTGCAAT CGAGGACGTTATGCCATCTGATCTTGAGTTGGGTCAAGTGGCCAATAACATCCAGGAGCTGCTTTACAAGGCATCAGACGTCAGTCATGACCGCTGCGCCAAAGTACTCATGACCCGAGCTAag GATGGCTCTCTGGAGCGCTTGAGTTCCTCTGAGTTTGTGTGTTTAAGTCAGGCCGTGGAGTCGTTCGTCAAAGACACAGAGGAGCTGTGCGGTAGACGCAGTGTCAGCCTGAGGGGGGCGCTGCAGAGTCAGGCACACAAATTTGTACAGCGCTTTCACGAGGAACGCAAGAATAAACTCAG tctGCTGCTGGATAATGAGAGGTGGAAACAGGCGGATGTTCCCGCTGAGTTTCAGGATTTGGTCGACTCTATTGCCGATGGACGCATCAGTCTGCCTGAACGCAAACTCACAG GCTCTGAGGACCGGAAACCCAGTGAGTTTCTGTGTGTTGATGGGCAGAAATACGCTGTGGTCGG GACGGTGCTGCTGTTGATCCGGATGTTTTTGGAATACTGTCAATGTGTAAACGACATTCCCTCCATCACTACTGACATCTTAACACGACTCGCTGACCTGCTTAAG CACTTCAACTCTCGGAGCTGCCAGCTGGTGTTGGGTGCGGGCGCTCTACAGGTTGTGGGGCTAAAAACCATCACCACCAGAAACCTAG CTTTGGCCTCTCGCTGTTTGCAGCTGGTGGTTTACTACATCCCTGTGATCAGAGCACACTTTGAGACCAGACTGCAGCCCAAACAGTACAGCATACTACGTCACTTTGACCACATCACTAAG GACTACAATGATCACATCTCAGAGATCTCTGCTAAACTTGTAGCCATCATGGAGAGCATGTTCGAAAAAGCTCTTTCTAAG TATGAAGTGAAGGCTCCGATGCCATCCACGTGTTTGCGTAATGTGTGTAAACAGATTGCAAAAATGCACGAGGCCATTTTTGAGCTCTTACCTGAGGAACAGTCACAG atGTTGTTCCTCAGAATAAACGCCAGCTTTAAGCTGCATCTGAAGAGACAGTTAGGTCGTTTGGGGGTCATAAATGACGGAGGACCCCAATACGG GTTGGTCATGGTAGACGTGGCGTTTTACTCTGAGAACGTGCAAGCTTTGCGCTCCCTGGAACACCTGGACTTAAACATGCCTGAGATCTGGGAGCAGAAGAGGTGA